In Bombus pyrosoma isolate SC7728 linkage group LG2, ASM1482585v1, whole genome shotgun sequence, a genomic segment contains:
- the LOC122575084 gene encoding RNA exonuclease 1 homolog isoform X3 has protein sequence MLPSTGYFKAINCPFYENGACDRPYCHFKHSKREDVGVTTEAAETVENHSTGQVEDSKAATMVTSDSGVLQQLVTEAVKKVLANRSVTDVDNKLSCQNVVSQVVEELKPTLTTGSSGTVNNVKATMVEERTNAPAPVNMQPCVYNPTPIAELKKRHIPIVSYMPTRKNTVAVKRKSSPDEIKPWLNMGNESAEPQSVEIKYKPTVIITPEARDTMQSYIPTCKSDSASLNSCKDGSSNEYLLKLRETYYPKSKKKREEYVPKKVKTRLKTGDGLNESALDHVETDLNMMDKVLTCSKLTSDVQSSEISPDSPIDIEPKFSDDEEENSNDCDNTDDHDDTNKNNTAHIDLKTLEQNESYADIKKSDYVNNLQDTYFPKIIDSTDRTINKENHNEKILTYSNTLKQETFPSDESSKSSQCEKGNVSEVESNKSTVKDVKEYKSKDRNKDKNQRDHSTSHKRYKEKHESSKRSHSSSHSKSKNKNHLTHKSKESKDKNRDKDRGKYKHQEKDKTQDKDESKHKSKSDRKDNHRSGKRHGHSKSSSKEHTKNKSDRSSKHLKTHRRFDDTINEKYMESKEKKNLTERFGNSLESVRLNSMNDNDEENDDHHSSIIGNDIDVTFSMSDSDHDVQEECLKIFQEYQVPERSTVTEPLKVRSSELHEKEKEQAEEIGKKRVAHPSAAACVIRQVGVNQQARKFVNPQQKMYERWRLMRDTVAEKTISASSSAPKDVRRNCSEAIGTASNSELKLNGNGRVRIAHVPYAKSLALEKIKVTENVGKSVEPKAADNYKTAAQTAKSGVRIAHVPQMVPQLIRPEPLQVTTQKFPLNVRQYYVNMMHDVCVLIYTNSEDAAQRAVKEEYACHERCKALAVYKSSCMLATHRLRKEADQNSSVDNNAIVIPGSSTVSHETVLAGKTKGSWSVLKTKRSVTKFKGAALYGMLKKWIMTEQQLQDNGFPRPHPDGQKGRAKVYVTNTRNQSVLSKVPNERICSRCGQTYMIDKRGFASRSQNCIYHWGRKFTIRGESKYSCCQQYGSATGCCDAKTHVWDYTDYENLRGYVRTLPKDTPVEEQGVYALDCEMCYTTQGLELTRITVIDDDCSVVYETLVNPQNPIIDYNTR, from the exons ATGTTGCCTTCGACTGGTTATTTTAAAGCTATAAACTGtccattttatgaaaatggAGCGTGCGATAGACCTTACTGTCATTTCAAGCATTCGAAACGAG AAGATGTTGGAGTCACCACTGAGGCTGCAGAGACAGTGGAAAACCATTCCACGGGTCAAGTTGAAGACTCTAAAGCTGCTACAATGGTAACATCTGATTCAGGTGTTTTACAACAATTAGTAACAGAAGCTGTCAAAAAAGTCCTAGCTAATCGAAGTGTCACAGATGTAGATAATAAATTGTCTTGTCAGAATGTTGTTTCTCAGGTAGTTGAAGAATTAAAACCAACATTAACCACTGGATCATCTGGTACAGTAAACAATGTTAAGGCCACTATGGTGGAAGAAAGAACAAATGCACCAGCACCAGTTAATATGCAACCATGCGTTTATAATCCAACACCAATTGCAGAACTAAAGAAACGTCACATACCGATAGTATCCTATATGCCAACTAGGAAAAATACAGTAGCTGTGAAACGTAAATCTTCTCCAGATGAAATTAAACCTTGGTTAAATATGGGCAATGAATCTGCAGAACCTCAAAgtgttgaaattaaatacaaaccTACTGTGATAATCACACCTGAAGCTCGGGATACTATGCAGAGCTATATACCTACATGCAAATCGGACTCAGCTTCACTAAATTCATGTAAGGATGGtagttcaaatgaatatttactTAAACTCAGGGAGACCTATTATCCGaagagtaaaaagaaaagggaagaatatGTCCCAAAAAAAGTGAAAACTCGACTAAAAACGGGTGACGGATTAAATGAATCTGCACTAGATCATGTTGAAACAGATCTCAATATGATGGATAAAGTACTCACATGCTCTAAATTAACTTCTGATGTACAGTCTAGTGAAATATCTCCAGATTCTCCTATAGATATCGAACCAAAATTTTCTGACGATGAAGAAGAGAATAGTAATGATTGCGATAACACTGACGATCATGATgacacaaataaaaataatactgcGCACATTGATCTTAAGACtttagaacaaaatgaatctTATGccgatataaaaaaatctgaCTATGTGAACAATTTACAGGATACGTATTTTCCAAAGATAATAGATAGCACTGATAGAACtattaacaaagaaaatcataatgaaaaaatattgacatATAGCAATACTCTGAAACAAGAAACGTTCCCTAGTGATGAGAGTTCTAAATCCTCACAATGTGAGAAAGGAAATGTATCAGAGGTAGAGTCGAATAAAAGTACGGTTAAAGATGTAAAGGAATATAAAAGCAAGGATAGGAATAAAGACAAAAATCAAAGGGATCACAGTACATCTCATAAAAGGTACAAAGAGAAGCATGAGTCAAGTAAAAGGTCGCATTCCAGTTCGCatagtaaaagtaaaaataaaaatcatttgacACACAAAAGCAAAGAATCAAAAGATAAGAATCGTGATAAGGATAGGGGTAAATACAAACATCAGGAAAAGGACAAGACCCAAGATAAAGATGAGAGTAAACACAAATCTAAGAGCGATAGAAAGGACAATCATAGGTCTGGGAAACGTCATGGGCACTCCAAGAGTTCTTCGAAAGAGCACACTAAGAATAAAAGTGATAGAAGTAGCAAACATTTGAAAACGCATCGTAGATTCGATGATacaataaacgaaaaatatatggagagtaaggaaaaaaagaatttaaccGAGAGATTCGGAAATTCTTTAGAAAGCGTTCGTCTGAATTCCATGAATGACAATGACGAAGAGAATGATGATCATCATAGTAGTATCATCGGTAATGATATTGATGTAACTTTCAGCATGTCTGATTCAGACCATGACGTACAAGAAGAGtgtttaaagatatttcag GAATACCAAGTACCAGAACGATCAACGGTAACAGAACCATTGAAAGTCAGATCATCTGAATTgcatgaaaaagaaaaggaacaggCAGAAGAGATTGGCAAGAAAAGAGTAGCACATCCTTCAGCAGCTGCATGTGTTATCAGGCAAGTTGGAGTTAATCAACAGGcgagaaaatttgtaaatccACAACAGAAAATGTACGAAAGGTGGCGTTTGATGCGCGATACTGTAGCAGAAAAAACAATTTCTGCAAGTAGTAGTGCTCCCAAGGATGTACGTCGTAATTGTTCCGAAGCGATAGGTACAGCGAGTAACAGCGAATTGAAGTTAAATGGGAATG GTCGTGTCAGGATTGCACACGTACCGTATGCTAAATCCTTAGcactagaaaaaataaaggtaACAGAAAATGTAGGAAAGTCAGTGGAGCCGAAAGCCGcagataattataaaacagcTGCACAAACGGCGAAGAGTGGTGTACGCATAGCTCACGTTCCACAAATG GTTCCTCAGTTAATTCGTCCTGAACCATTACAAGTAACCACGCagaaatttcctttaaatgTTCGTCAGTATTATGTGAATATGATGCATGACGTATGTGTATTAATTTACACAAATTCCGAGGATGCAGCACAACGTGCGGTTAAAGAAGAATACGCCTGTCACGAAAGATGCAAAGCACTAGCTGTTTACAAAAGTTCCTGCATGCTTGCTACGCATAGATTGAGGAAAGAGGCTGATCAAAATTCATCTGTGGATAATAATGCAATAGTAATTCCAGGTAGCAGTACAGTTTCTCATGAAACAGTTCTGGCTGGGAAAACTAAAGGTTCGTGGAGTGTtcttaaaacaaaaagatcCGTTACGAAATTTAAAGGAGCAGCTTTATATGGTATGCTAAAAAAATGGATAATGACGGAGCAACAACTTCAAGATAACGGGTTTCCTCGTCCACATCCAGATGGTCAGAAG GGTCGTGCCAAAGTCTATGTAACTAACACACGAAATCAAAGTGTTCTGTCAAAAGTGCCTAACGAAAGAATTTGTAGTCGTTGTGGTCAAACCTATATGATTGATAAACGAGGATTTGCTTCGCGATCACAGAACTGTATATATCATTGGGGCAGAAAGTTCACAATCAGAGGTGAAAGCAAATACAGTTGCTGTCAACAATATGGTTCTGCAACTGGTTGTTGTGACGCGAAGACGCACGTTTGGGATTATACAGACTACGAAAACCTACGTGGTTACGTGAGAACTTTACCGAAAG aTACGCCGGTAGAGGAACAAGGGGTGTATGCACTCGATTGTGAAATGTGTTATACAACTCAAGGATTGGAACTAACCAGGATAACAGTCATTGATGATGATTGCAGTGTAGTATATGAGACGTTAGTGAATCCTCAAAATCCTATAATCGATTATAATACaag ATAA
- the LOC122575084 gene encoding RNA exonuclease 1 homolog isoform X1 yields the protein MLPSTGYFKAINCPFYENGACDRPYCHFKHSKREDVGVTTEAAETVENHSTGQVEDSKAATMVTSDSGVLQQLVTEAVKKVLANRSVTDVDNKLSCQNVVSQVVEELKPTLTTGSSGTVNNVKATMVEERTNAPAPVNMQPCVYNPTPIAELKKRHIPIVSYMPTRKNTVAVKRKSSPDEIKPWLNMGNESAEPQSVEIKYKPTVIITPEARDTMQSYIPTCKSDSASLNSCKDGSSNEYLLKLRETYYPKSKKKREEYVPKKVKTRLKTGDGLNESALDHVETDLNMMDKVLTCSKLTSDVQSSEISPDSPIDIEPKFSDDEEENSNDCDNTDDHDDTNKNNTAHIDLKTLEQNESYADIKKSDYVNNLQDTYFPKIIDSTDRTINKENHNEKILTYSNTLKQETFPSDESSKSSQCEKGNVSEVESNKSTVKDVKEYKSKDRNKDKNQRDHSTSHKRYKEKHESSKRSHSSSHSKSKNKNHLTHKSKESKDKNRDKDRGKYKHQEKDKTQDKDESKHKSKSDRKDNHRSGKRHGHSKSSSKEHTKNKSDRSSKHLKTHRRFDDTINEKYMESKEKKNLTERFGNSLESVRLNSMNDNDEENDDHHSSIIGNDIDVTFSMSDSDHDVQEECLKIFQEYQVPERSTVTEPLKVRSSELHEKEKEQAEEIGKKRVAHPSAAACVIRQVGVNQQARKFVNPQQKMYERWRLMRDTVAEKTISASSSAPKDVRRNCSEAIGTASNSELKLNGNGRVRIAHVPYAKSLALEKIKVTENVGKSVEPKAADNYKTAAQTAKSGVRIAHVPQMVPQLIRPEPLQVTTQKFPLNVRQYYVNMMHDVCVLIYTNSEDAAQRAVKEEYACHERCKALAVYKSSCMLATHRLRKEADQNSSVDNNAIVIPGSSTVSHETVLAGKTKGSWSVLKTKRSVTKFKGAALYGMLKKWIMTEQQLQDNGFPRPHPDGQKGRAKVYVTNTRNQSVLSKVPNERICSRCGQTYMIDKRGFASRSQNCIYHWGRKFTIRGESKYSCCQQYGSATGCCDAKTHVWDYTDYENLRGYVRTLPKDTPVEEQGVYALDCEMCYTTQGLELTRITVIDDDCSVVYETLVNPQNPIIDYNTRFSGITEENMKDVTTTLLDVQATLLTMFSDKTILVGHSLESDFKALRLLHDTVVDTSVMFPHKNGYPQKRALKNLCSEYLRKIIQNDVGGHDSKEDAVACMELILWKAKEEAKLQ from the exons ATGTTGCCTTCGACTGGTTATTTTAAAGCTATAAACTGtccattttatgaaaatggAGCGTGCGATAGACCTTACTGTCATTTCAAGCATTCGAAACGAG AAGATGTTGGAGTCACCACTGAGGCTGCAGAGACAGTGGAAAACCATTCCACGGGTCAAGTTGAAGACTCTAAAGCTGCTACAATGGTAACATCTGATTCAGGTGTTTTACAACAATTAGTAACAGAAGCTGTCAAAAAAGTCCTAGCTAATCGAAGTGTCACAGATGTAGATAATAAATTGTCTTGTCAGAATGTTGTTTCTCAGGTAGTTGAAGAATTAAAACCAACATTAACCACTGGATCATCTGGTACAGTAAACAATGTTAAGGCCACTATGGTGGAAGAAAGAACAAATGCACCAGCACCAGTTAATATGCAACCATGCGTTTATAATCCAACACCAATTGCAGAACTAAAGAAACGTCACATACCGATAGTATCCTATATGCCAACTAGGAAAAATACAGTAGCTGTGAAACGTAAATCTTCTCCAGATGAAATTAAACCTTGGTTAAATATGGGCAATGAATCTGCAGAACCTCAAAgtgttgaaattaaatacaaaccTACTGTGATAATCACACCTGAAGCTCGGGATACTATGCAGAGCTATATACCTACATGCAAATCGGACTCAGCTTCACTAAATTCATGTAAGGATGGtagttcaaatgaatatttactTAAACTCAGGGAGACCTATTATCCGaagagtaaaaagaaaagggaagaatatGTCCCAAAAAAAGTGAAAACTCGACTAAAAACGGGTGACGGATTAAATGAATCTGCACTAGATCATGTTGAAACAGATCTCAATATGATGGATAAAGTACTCACATGCTCTAAATTAACTTCTGATGTACAGTCTAGTGAAATATCTCCAGATTCTCCTATAGATATCGAACCAAAATTTTCTGACGATGAAGAAGAGAATAGTAATGATTGCGATAACACTGACGATCATGATgacacaaataaaaataatactgcGCACATTGATCTTAAGACtttagaacaaaatgaatctTATGccgatataaaaaaatctgaCTATGTGAACAATTTACAGGATACGTATTTTCCAAAGATAATAGATAGCACTGATAGAACtattaacaaagaaaatcataatgaaaaaatattgacatATAGCAATACTCTGAAACAAGAAACGTTCCCTAGTGATGAGAGTTCTAAATCCTCACAATGTGAGAAAGGAAATGTATCAGAGGTAGAGTCGAATAAAAGTACGGTTAAAGATGTAAAGGAATATAAAAGCAAGGATAGGAATAAAGACAAAAATCAAAGGGATCACAGTACATCTCATAAAAGGTACAAAGAGAAGCATGAGTCAAGTAAAAGGTCGCATTCCAGTTCGCatagtaaaagtaaaaataaaaatcatttgacACACAAAAGCAAAGAATCAAAAGATAAGAATCGTGATAAGGATAGGGGTAAATACAAACATCAGGAAAAGGACAAGACCCAAGATAAAGATGAGAGTAAACACAAATCTAAGAGCGATAGAAAGGACAATCATAGGTCTGGGAAACGTCATGGGCACTCCAAGAGTTCTTCGAAAGAGCACACTAAGAATAAAAGTGATAGAAGTAGCAAACATTTGAAAACGCATCGTAGATTCGATGATacaataaacgaaaaatatatggagagtaaggaaaaaaagaatttaaccGAGAGATTCGGAAATTCTTTAGAAAGCGTTCGTCTGAATTCCATGAATGACAATGACGAAGAGAATGATGATCATCATAGTAGTATCATCGGTAATGATATTGATGTAACTTTCAGCATGTCTGATTCAGACCATGACGTACAAGAAGAGtgtttaaagatatttcag GAATACCAAGTACCAGAACGATCAACGGTAACAGAACCATTGAAAGTCAGATCATCTGAATTgcatgaaaaagaaaaggaacaggCAGAAGAGATTGGCAAGAAAAGAGTAGCACATCCTTCAGCAGCTGCATGTGTTATCAGGCAAGTTGGAGTTAATCAACAGGcgagaaaatttgtaaatccACAACAGAAAATGTACGAAAGGTGGCGTTTGATGCGCGATACTGTAGCAGAAAAAACAATTTCTGCAAGTAGTAGTGCTCCCAAGGATGTACGTCGTAATTGTTCCGAAGCGATAGGTACAGCGAGTAACAGCGAATTGAAGTTAAATGGGAATG GTCGTGTCAGGATTGCACACGTACCGTATGCTAAATCCTTAGcactagaaaaaataaaggtaACAGAAAATGTAGGAAAGTCAGTGGAGCCGAAAGCCGcagataattataaaacagcTGCACAAACGGCGAAGAGTGGTGTACGCATAGCTCACGTTCCACAAATG GTTCCTCAGTTAATTCGTCCTGAACCATTACAAGTAACCACGCagaaatttcctttaaatgTTCGTCAGTATTATGTGAATATGATGCATGACGTATGTGTATTAATTTACACAAATTCCGAGGATGCAGCACAACGTGCGGTTAAAGAAGAATACGCCTGTCACGAAAGATGCAAAGCACTAGCTGTTTACAAAAGTTCCTGCATGCTTGCTACGCATAGATTGAGGAAAGAGGCTGATCAAAATTCATCTGTGGATAATAATGCAATAGTAATTCCAGGTAGCAGTACAGTTTCTCATGAAACAGTTCTGGCTGGGAAAACTAAAGGTTCGTGGAGTGTtcttaaaacaaaaagatcCGTTACGAAATTTAAAGGAGCAGCTTTATATGGTATGCTAAAAAAATGGATAATGACGGAGCAACAACTTCAAGATAACGGGTTTCCTCGTCCACATCCAGATGGTCAGAAG GGTCGTGCCAAAGTCTATGTAACTAACACACGAAATCAAAGTGTTCTGTCAAAAGTGCCTAACGAAAGAATTTGTAGTCGTTGTGGTCAAACCTATATGATTGATAAACGAGGATTTGCTTCGCGATCACAGAACTGTATATATCATTGGGGCAGAAAGTTCACAATCAGAGGTGAAAGCAAATACAGTTGCTGTCAACAATATGGTTCTGCAACTGGTTGTTGTGACGCGAAGACGCACGTTTGGGATTATACAGACTACGAAAACCTACGTGGTTACGTGAGAACTTTACCGAAAG aTACGCCGGTAGAGGAACAAGGGGTGTATGCACTCGATTGTGAAATGTGTTATACAACTCAAGGATTGGAACTAACCAGGATAACAGTCATTGATGATGATTGCAGTGTAGTATATGAGACGTTAGTGAATCCTCAAAATCCTATAATCGATTATAATACaag GTTTTCTGGGATTACggaggaaaatatgaaagacgTGACAACAACGTTATTAGATGTCCAAGCAACATTGTTAACAATGTTTTCAGATAAAACTATATTAGTGGGTCATAGTTTAGAAAGTGATTTCAAAGCTTTAAGGCTTTTACACGATACCGTCGTTGATACAAGCGTGATGTTCCCACACAAAAATGGCTATCCACAAAAGAGAGCATTGAAGAATCTTTGTtctgaatatttaagaaagatCATTCAAAATGACG TTGGTGGACACGACAGCAAAGAGGATGCTGTCGCTTGTATGGAGTTAATTCTTTGGAAAGCAAAGGAAGAAGCAAAATTACAATAA
- the LOC122575084 gene encoding RNA exonuclease 1 homolog isoform X2 has product MLPSTGYFKAINCPFYENGACDRPYCHFKHSKRDVGVTTEAAETVENHSTGQVEDSKAATMVTSDSGVLQQLVTEAVKKVLANRSVTDVDNKLSCQNVVSQVVEELKPTLTTGSSGTVNNVKATMVEERTNAPAPVNMQPCVYNPTPIAELKKRHIPIVSYMPTRKNTVAVKRKSSPDEIKPWLNMGNESAEPQSVEIKYKPTVIITPEARDTMQSYIPTCKSDSASLNSCKDGSSNEYLLKLRETYYPKSKKKREEYVPKKVKTRLKTGDGLNESALDHVETDLNMMDKVLTCSKLTSDVQSSEISPDSPIDIEPKFSDDEEENSNDCDNTDDHDDTNKNNTAHIDLKTLEQNESYADIKKSDYVNNLQDTYFPKIIDSTDRTINKENHNEKILTYSNTLKQETFPSDESSKSSQCEKGNVSEVESNKSTVKDVKEYKSKDRNKDKNQRDHSTSHKRYKEKHESSKRSHSSSHSKSKNKNHLTHKSKESKDKNRDKDRGKYKHQEKDKTQDKDESKHKSKSDRKDNHRSGKRHGHSKSSSKEHTKNKSDRSSKHLKTHRRFDDTINEKYMESKEKKNLTERFGNSLESVRLNSMNDNDEENDDHHSSIIGNDIDVTFSMSDSDHDVQEECLKIFQEYQVPERSTVTEPLKVRSSELHEKEKEQAEEIGKKRVAHPSAAACVIRQVGVNQQARKFVNPQQKMYERWRLMRDTVAEKTISASSSAPKDVRRNCSEAIGTASNSELKLNGNGRVRIAHVPYAKSLALEKIKVTENVGKSVEPKAADNYKTAAQTAKSGVRIAHVPQMVPQLIRPEPLQVTTQKFPLNVRQYYVNMMHDVCVLIYTNSEDAAQRAVKEEYACHERCKALAVYKSSCMLATHRLRKEADQNSSVDNNAIVIPGSSTVSHETVLAGKTKGSWSVLKTKRSVTKFKGAALYGMLKKWIMTEQQLQDNGFPRPHPDGQKGRAKVYVTNTRNQSVLSKVPNERICSRCGQTYMIDKRGFASRSQNCIYHWGRKFTIRGESKYSCCQQYGSATGCCDAKTHVWDYTDYENLRGYVRTLPKDTPVEEQGVYALDCEMCYTTQGLELTRITVIDDDCSVVYETLVNPQNPIIDYNTRFSGITEENMKDVTTTLLDVQATLLTMFSDKTILVGHSLESDFKALRLLHDTVVDTSVMFPHKNGYPQKRALKNLCSEYLRKIIQNDVGGHDSKEDAVACMELILWKAKEEAKLQ; this is encoded by the exons ATGTTGCCTTCGACTGGTTATTTTAAAGCTATAAACTGtccattttatgaaaatggAGCGTGCGATAGACCTTACTGTCATTTCAAGCATTCGAAACGAG ATGTTGGAGTCACCACTGAGGCTGCAGAGACAGTGGAAAACCATTCCACGGGTCAAGTTGAAGACTCTAAAGCTGCTACAATGGTAACATCTGATTCAGGTGTTTTACAACAATTAGTAACAGAAGCTGTCAAAAAAGTCCTAGCTAATCGAAGTGTCACAGATGTAGATAATAAATTGTCTTGTCAGAATGTTGTTTCTCAGGTAGTTGAAGAATTAAAACCAACATTAACCACTGGATCATCTGGTACAGTAAACAATGTTAAGGCCACTATGGTGGAAGAAAGAACAAATGCACCAGCACCAGTTAATATGCAACCATGCGTTTATAATCCAACACCAATTGCAGAACTAAAGAAACGTCACATACCGATAGTATCCTATATGCCAACTAGGAAAAATACAGTAGCTGTGAAACGTAAATCTTCTCCAGATGAAATTAAACCTTGGTTAAATATGGGCAATGAATCTGCAGAACCTCAAAgtgttgaaattaaatacaaaccTACTGTGATAATCACACCTGAAGCTCGGGATACTATGCAGAGCTATATACCTACATGCAAATCGGACTCAGCTTCACTAAATTCATGTAAGGATGGtagttcaaatgaatatttactTAAACTCAGGGAGACCTATTATCCGaagagtaaaaagaaaagggaagaatatGTCCCAAAAAAAGTGAAAACTCGACTAAAAACGGGTGACGGATTAAATGAATCTGCACTAGATCATGTTGAAACAGATCTCAATATGATGGATAAAGTACTCACATGCTCTAAATTAACTTCTGATGTACAGTCTAGTGAAATATCTCCAGATTCTCCTATAGATATCGAACCAAAATTTTCTGACGATGAAGAAGAGAATAGTAATGATTGCGATAACACTGACGATCATGATgacacaaataaaaataatactgcGCACATTGATCTTAAGACtttagaacaaaatgaatctTATGccgatataaaaaaatctgaCTATGTGAACAATTTACAGGATACGTATTTTCCAAAGATAATAGATAGCACTGATAGAACtattaacaaagaaaatcataatgaaaaaatattgacatATAGCAATACTCTGAAACAAGAAACGTTCCCTAGTGATGAGAGTTCTAAATCCTCACAATGTGAGAAAGGAAATGTATCAGAGGTAGAGTCGAATAAAAGTACGGTTAAAGATGTAAAGGAATATAAAAGCAAGGATAGGAATAAAGACAAAAATCAAAGGGATCACAGTACATCTCATAAAAGGTACAAAGAGAAGCATGAGTCAAGTAAAAGGTCGCATTCCAGTTCGCatagtaaaagtaaaaataaaaatcatttgacACACAAAAGCAAAGAATCAAAAGATAAGAATCGTGATAAGGATAGGGGTAAATACAAACATCAGGAAAAGGACAAGACCCAAGATAAAGATGAGAGTAAACACAAATCTAAGAGCGATAGAAAGGACAATCATAGGTCTGGGAAACGTCATGGGCACTCCAAGAGTTCTTCGAAAGAGCACACTAAGAATAAAAGTGATAGAAGTAGCAAACATTTGAAAACGCATCGTAGATTCGATGATacaataaacgaaaaatatatggagagtaaggaaaaaaagaatttaaccGAGAGATTCGGAAATTCTTTAGAAAGCGTTCGTCTGAATTCCATGAATGACAATGACGAAGAGAATGATGATCATCATAGTAGTATCATCGGTAATGATATTGATGTAACTTTCAGCATGTCTGATTCAGACCATGACGTACAAGAAGAGtgtttaaagatatttcag GAATACCAAGTACCAGAACGATCAACGGTAACAGAACCATTGAAAGTCAGATCATCTGAATTgcatgaaaaagaaaaggaacaggCAGAAGAGATTGGCAAGAAAAGAGTAGCACATCCTTCAGCAGCTGCATGTGTTATCAGGCAAGTTGGAGTTAATCAACAGGcgagaaaatttgtaaatccACAACAGAAAATGTACGAAAGGTGGCGTTTGATGCGCGATACTGTAGCAGAAAAAACAATTTCTGCAAGTAGTAGTGCTCCCAAGGATGTACGTCGTAATTGTTCCGAAGCGATAGGTACAGCGAGTAACAGCGAATTGAAGTTAAATGGGAATG GTCGTGTCAGGATTGCACACGTACCGTATGCTAAATCCTTAGcactagaaaaaataaaggtaACAGAAAATGTAGGAAAGTCAGTGGAGCCGAAAGCCGcagataattataaaacagcTGCACAAACGGCGAAGAGTGGTGTACGCATAGCTCACGTTCCACAAATG GTTCCTCAGTTAATTCGTCCTGAACCATTACAAGTAACCACGCagaaatttcctttaaatgTTCGTCAGTATTATGTGAATATGATGCATGACGTATGTGTATTAATTTACACAAATTCCGAGGATGCAGCACAACGTGCGGTTAAAGAAGAATACGCCTGTCACGAAAGATGCAAAGCACTAGCTGTTTACAAAAGTTCCTGCATGCTTGCTACGCATAGATTGAGGAAAGAGGCTGATCAAAATTCATCTGTGGATAATAATGCAATAGTAATTCCAGGTAGCAGTACAGTTTCTCATGAAACAGTTCTGGCTGGGAAAACTAAAGGTTCGTGGAGTGTtcttaaaacaaaaagatcCGTTACGAAATTTAAAGGAGCAGCTTTATATGGTATGCTAAAAAAATGGATAATGACGGAGCAACAACTTCAAGATAACGGGTTTCCTCGTCCACATCCAGATGGTCAGAAG GGTCGTGCCAAAGTCTATGTAACTAACACACGAAATCAAAGTGTTCTGTCAAAAGTGCCTAACGAAAGAATTTGTAGTCGTTGTGGTCAAACCTATATGATTGATAAACGAGGATTTGCTTCGCGATCACAGAACTGTATATATCATTGGGGCAGAAAGTTCACAATCAGAGGTGAAAGCAAATACAGTTGCTGTCAACAATATGGTTCTGCAACTGGTTGTTGTGACGCGAAGACGCACGTTTGGGATTATACAGACTACGAAAACCTACGTGGTTACGTGAGAACTTTACCGAAAG aTACGCCGGTAGAGGAACAAGGGGTGTATGCACTCGATTGTGAAATGTGTTATACAACTCAAGGATTGGAACTAACCAGGATAACAGTCATTGATGATGATTGCAGTGTAGTATATGAGACGTTAGTGAATCCTCAAAATCCTATAATCGATTATAATACaag GTTTTCTGGGATTACggaggaaaatatgaaagacgTGACAACAACGTTATTAGATGTCCAAGCAACATTGTTAACAATGTTTTCAGATAAAACTATATTAGTGGGTCATAGTTTAGAAAGTGATTTCAAAGCTTTAAGGCTTTTACACGATACCGTCGTTGATACAAGCGTGATGTTCCCACACAAAAATGGCTATCCACAAAAGAGAGCATTGAAGAATCTTTGTtctgaatatttaagaaagatCATTCAAAATGACG TTGGTGGACACGACAGCAAAGAGGATGCTGTCGCTTGTATGGAGTTAATTCTTTGGAAAGCAAAGGAAGAAGCAAAATTACAATAA